The following coding sequences lie in one Montipora foliosa isolate CH-2021 chromosome 11, ASM3666993v2, whole genome shotgun sequence genomic window:
- the LOC137977812 gene encoding uncharacterized protein, producing MEEEKTQHQTSVTGYLHNVSPIRTSNKTKYFDMQIQTGEDEVKRGVCFSPPRVQEFTKHSNSKSPVKITKFRFDKGSTSVCMGPDVQVDKLDKVDFERKILPQTLNLSLLNSVFDGQLITIKAKVINLTAVSKFTSSTSGVLNKAEADLLDPHGSAKLTLWGHFTSEVMEGNTYQFTNLRVRKDNHNIYLNTAKTGCEIVEAVPFNEPLCLTNVLPATSTSTSITAKIIGIKDTNHYMSCCNCNKKISSLETKNVDCTNCGLKQRAASCKKHWYIQAMFQHEKGTLNLTLFDDALKQLLELSNDKLKSITNDDLEDEFLSYSNTEVSVTYNNKTKIILNIEKQQ from the coding sequence atggaagaagaaaaaacacagcATCAAACTTCTGTCACAGGCTATTTGCACAATGTGTCACCTATTAGGACAAGCAACAAAACAAAGTACTTTGACATGCAAATTCAAACTGGTGAAGATGAAGTAAAACGTGGTGTATGCTTCTCTCCTCCACGCGTACAGGAATTCACCAAACACAGTAACAGCAAAAGTCCAGTTAAGATAACCAAATTCCGCTTTGATAAAGGCTCAACAAGTGTCTGCATGGGACCTGATGTACAAGTTGATAAACTAGACAAAGTTGACTTTGAAAGGAAAATTTTGCCACAAACGCTGAACCTGTCATTACTTAATTCAGTGTTTGACGGTCAGCTTATCACCATAAAGGCAAAAGTGATCAACCTAACAGCTGTCTCCAAGTTTACTAGTTCCACATCAGGTGTTCTAAACAAGGCTGAAGCTGATCTGCTTGATCCCCATGGATCCGCCAAGCTGACGTTATGGGGGCATTTCACCTCGGAAGTGATGGAAGGCAACACCTATCAATTTACTAACTTAAGAGTTAGGAAAGATAACCACAACATTTACCTCAACACTGCAAAAACTGGCTGTGAGATTGTTGAAGCAGTTCCCTTCAATGAACCCCTTTGCCTTACAAATGTGCTACCAGCAACGTCAACATCTACATCTATCACAGCTAAAATTATCGGAATAAAAGACACAAACCACTACATGTCCTGCTGCaattgtaacaaaaaaatatcGTCCCTAGAGACAAAAAATGTAGACTGCACAAACTGTGGTCTCAAACAAAGAGCAGCTTCTTGCAAAAAACATTGGTACATTCAAGCTATGTTTCAACATGAAAAAGGAACACTAAACCTAACACTGTTTGATGATGCATTGAAACAACTGCTTGAGCTTTCCAATGATAAATTGAAGTCAATCACTAACGATGATCTGGAGGATGAATTCTTGTCGTACAGTAACACAGAAGTTTCTGTAACttataataacaaaacaaaaatcatcttgaacattgaaaaacagcagtaa
- the LOC137975219 gene encoding uncharacterized protein: MEQYVICSDALDKVQEQMIGLDENVEKYDSIAPFTQNVEYQDEAEGLQDLHPDFNENYDLSDDVGIPSTATNTEPLILNELQDQDYRQLVQTLNKKQKDFFYHILHLIKTSDKPFYYFLSGGAGVGKSHLVKSLYQAALKYYNSKAGEDFNEVKILLLAPTGKAAFGIKGNTIHSTFAIPVCQSLKNYKPLDSSRLNTLRCKLHAVKLIFLDEISMVGNTMFNIQINNRLKDIKGSREFFGGVSIIALGDLFQLEPVMDSYVFKNMKNAEYAALAPNIWQELFTMFELDEIMRQRDSKAFAEILNRLREGNHTPEDIAKLKQRCISENCPNYPLDIPHLFIQNSKVDEFNNKVHLAATGDKYNIRAIDSVIGANSAELRDKILKQIPLDPRKTKQLASNLQLAAGERTELVVNLRTDDGMTNGAGNIIKRIQLHDRNKPSGVIWVQFDHADVGEKTRHDNKHLYVNNIDRAWTPIKPTTVQFAVGRTQTAQVVRKQFPLRPAAAKTIHRSQGDTETKIVVNFNTRRTIPHIHYVGLSRVTTIEGLYITDLCENKIAVNSQVKDEMQHLRTHRHLKLSVTPIYNTDETAFKICFLNTRSLHRHIEDIRKDMNYTSVDVNIFSETRLSHLDKDSDYAITGYSLFRNDNCSTTINTRPYGGTAVYSKTPFAPGYPLCKNSHGIEITIIKVITYPNLTIIGVYRSPKVPVTQMCTALTQILNLYISEYTIFIGDFNVNWLNQKDITHLHNLFITQNNYRQLVSCYTTDNKTTIDHIYTNLPEPEVTFHILETYFSDHKAICASIQPKTLY, from the coding sequence ATGGAACAGTACGTAATTTGCAGTGATGCCTTAGATAAAGTTCAAGAACAAATGATTGGTCTtgatgaaaatgttgaaaaatatgaCTCAATAGCACCATTTACACAAAATGTAGAATACCAAGATGAAGCCGAGGGTCTTCAAGACTTGCATCCTGATTTCAATGAAAACTATGATTTGTCAGATGACGTTGGAATTCCTTCTACAGCAACAAATACTGAACCATTAATATTAAATGAATTACAAGACCAAGATTACCGACAGTTAGTACAAACACTAAACAAGAAGCAAAAAGATTTTTTCTATCATATCTTGCATCTTATAAAAACATCTGACAAACCATTCTACTATTTCCTGTCTGGTGGAGCTGGTGTGGGTAAATCCCATCTTGTCAAATCACTATATCAAGCAGCACTAAAATATTACAACTCAAAAGCTGGCGAGGACTTTAATGAGGTAAAAATATTATTGCTTGCACCAACTGGAAAAGCTGCTTTTGGCATCAAAGGTAATACAATACATAGTACTTTTGCAATTCCAGTCTGCCAATCGCTAAAGAATTACAAACCTCTTGACTCAAGCAGACTTAACACCCTTAGATGTAAACTACATGCTGTAAAACTAATATTTCTAGATGAGATTTCTATGGTAGGCAATACTATGTttaatatacaaataaataatagACTAAAAGATATAAAGGGTAGCAGAGAATTCTTTGGAGGTGTAAGCATCATTGCATTAGGTGACTTGTTTCAGCTCGAACCAGTCATGGATAGCTATGTCTTTAAGAACATGAAAAATGCAGAATATGCAGCTCTTGCCCCGAATATATGGCAGGAACTTTTCACAATGTTTGAACTAGATGAAATTATGAGACAAAGAGACAGTAAAGCATTTGCTGAAATTCTTAACAGGTTAAGGGAAGGTAACCACACTCCTGAGGACATTGCAAAACTAAAACAAAGATGCATTTCAGAAAATTGTCCAAATTACCCACTTGACATTCCTCACTTGTTcatacaaaattctaaagttgACGAATTTAATAACAAAGTTCACTTGGCAGCAACTGGTGATAAATATAACATCAGAGCAATAGATAGTGTGATAGGCGCTAACTCTGCGGAACTTAGAGACAAGATATTAAAGCAAATACCACTTGATCCTAGGAAAACTAAGCAGTTAGCTTCAAATCTTCAACTTGCCGCGGGTGAGAGAACAGAACTAGTAGTAAATCTAAGAACTGATGATGGTATGACAAATGGAGCTGGCAATATAATAAAGAGAATACAATTACATGACAGAAATAAACCATCTGGTGTAATATGGGTACAATTTGATCATGCAGATGTGGGAGAAAAAACCAGACACGATAACAAGCATTTGTATGTAAACAATATCGATAGAGCATGGACTCCAATAAAACCTACAACTGTACAATTTGCTGTTGGAAGAACTCAAACAGCTCAAGTTGTAAGAAAACAGTTCCCCCTGAGACCTGCAGCTGCTAAAACCATACACAGATCACAAGGTGATACTGAGACTAAAATAGTTGTTAACTTCAACACTAGAAGAACGATACCTCACATACATTATGTAGGATTGAGTAGAGTAACAACCATTGAAGGACTATATATCACTGACCTTTGCGAAAATAAAATAGCTGTTAATTCTCAAGTAAAAGATGAAATGCAACATTTGCGAACTCACAGACATCTCAAACTTTCTGTTACTCCTATCTATAATACAGACGAGActgcttttaaaatttgtttcctTAACACAAGATCATTACATAGACATATTGAAGATATACGCAAAGACATGAACTATACAAGTGTTGATGTCAATATTTTCTCAGAAACAAGACTGAGTCATTTGGACAAAGATTCTGACTATGCCATAACAGGATATTCTCTATTTAGAAATGACAATTGCTCAACTACTATCAATACTAGGCCTTATGGTGGCACAGCAGTATACAGTAAAACTCCTTTTGCTCCTGGGTATCCACTTTGCAAAAACAGTCATGGAATTGAGATAACTATTATAAAAGTCATCACATATCCAAATCTTACAATCATAGGTGTTTACCGTTCACCAAAAGTACCAGTAACCCAAATGTGTACTGCACTTACACAAATTCTAAATCTGTATATTTCTGAGTACACTATTTTTATTGGTGATTTTAATGTCAATTGGTTGAACCAAAAAGACATAACTCATCTTCATAACTTATTTAtaacacaaaataattatagacAATTAGTATCATGCTATACTACTGATAACAAAACCACAATTGACCATATCTATACTAATTTGCCTGAACCAGAAGTCACTTTTCACATTTTAGAAACTTATTTCTCTGATCACAAAGCAATATGTGCATCCATTCAACCAAAAACTTTGTACTAA
- the LOC137975218 gene encoding uncharacterized protein, with amino-acid sequence MKLLTSGDIELNPGPVGSQTALSIGSTMLLNLRLGQLGLTPVDVGGEGDCFFRAVSHQLYGDPSHHLHVRQAGVRYLSNFPERFIESNTEHSWNEYINNMSMQGTWCDALIVQAVADCQNLTIHIIESHENFAGETLIEPHFITQQPPTTIYLGHLDELHYVSTAVMTCGSDALQNQHSTYMRSTEQGVPQNNSPKRKRSAYMRKYRKSAKTAKSLPCQITTCEKNIEDQSKSSQEMDTSEAIQAKAKKIENLILKFHGIVSHGPLYICSCCDQLWYKHSVSLAGKLINSNPAAKRYLHQRKSVNNQEWLCKTCRSYLVKNKVPSVALLNGMQFPVKPDFFDLNELECRLLAPRLAFQKLMQAPRGRQFKIHGNVVNVPAEVSDTVNMLPRLPSETGTIKVNLKRRLQYKSSALSLNVRPQKVVQAANWLIGNSSLYKQEGITLNQNWGTQCSDNSLIDDSNIEDQNQQLSKDVNKSGGTNIHTDTNCNEMFESEDEWSEDEAEIPAGVTDTMLTKTDFIEDNETRNILNVAPGEGNKPLSIFRDQHSEELAYPGIFLGQKRPENKDRLVKVHYSDICKSELRRSDRRAAMCVENIFFKAKKLQMKILLGKSQVALRKCKGNSRSLNAGQLKCEGAIQRLIHLDEGFQFLRALRGSPPYFEKAKKDLFAMIRQLGPASLFCSFSSAETQWTHFLKILGQLVDDKEYSIAELENMNWDDKCRLIQSDPVTCARHFDYQISQFITNFLLNKAQPLGKISDWFYRVEYQQRGSPHIHMLIWLEGAPVFGVDDDVLVTNFIDNIISCQWPDNNTELQKLVNRQIHRHTHTCKKKSKNECRFNYPQPPMRATEILYPLEKDTSPCKMKQLKETWKTIKKQLNDLKEGEFMTFEELLLKLKVTESDYRLAVRSSLNSPTVFLKRQPNELRVNNYNPACLQAWRANMDIQFILDVYACAMYIVSYISKAQKGMSELLRQACAEARKGNSSIKQQVRDIGNKFLNSVEISAQEAVYIILQLPMKKSSREVLFINTAPPNERVQLLKPINDIKEMEDDCEDVYSTGLLQRYVNRTASLEHLTLADWAAWYDSCGKPYVRKSFINDLDNLPLETANDDENDDELCNENTITDKKNKKRSKSRVIRCVWFNKEKDPEK; translated from the coding sequence ATGAAGCTTTTGACATCTGGTGATATCGAATTAAATCCAGGCCCTGTGGGTAGTCAAACTGCATTATCAATTGGTTCCACTATGTTGTTAAACTTACGATTAGGTCAGCTTGGATTGACACCTGTTGATGTTGGTGGTGAAGGCGACTGTTTTTTTCGAGCAGTTTCTCATCAGCTATATGGTGATCCAAGTCATCACTTACATGTAAGACAAGCTGGTGTTCGATACCTTAGCAATTTTCCTGAACGTTTCATTGAAAGCAATACTGAACATTCGTGGAATGAATATATAAATAACATGTCAATGCAGGGTACATGGTGTGATGCGCTAATTGTACAAGCAGTTGCAGACTGTCAAAATTTAACAATTCATATTATAGAATCTCATGAAAATTTTGCTGGGGAAACTTTGATAGAGCCACATTTTATAACGCAACAGCCACCAACAACAATATATTTAGGTCATTTGGATGAATTACATTATGTATCAACAGCAGTTATGACATGTGGTTCTGATGCATTACAAAATCAACACAGTACATATATGAGATCGACAGAACAGGGTGTGCCACAAAACAACAGTCCAAAAAGAAAGCGTAGTGCCTACATGAGGAAATACAGGAAAAGCGCTAAGACTGCTAAAAGTCTTCCATGCCAAATAACAACTTGTGagaaaaatattgaagatcagAGTAAATCCAGTCAAGAAATGGATACATCAGAAGCAATCCAAGCAAAGGCAAAAAAGATagaaaatttaatattaaagtttCATGGCATTGTGTCTCATGGCCCATTATATATTTGTAGCTGTTGTGACCAGTTATGGTATAAACACAGTGTTTCTCTAGCTGGTAAACTTATCAATTCAAATCCTGCTGCTAAAAGATATTTACATCAAAGAAAAAGTGTCAACAACCAAGAGTGGTTGTGTAAAACATGCCGTAGCTACTTGGTAAAAAATAAAGTTCCATCTGTTGCTCTTCTAAATGGAATGCAGTTTCCAGTAAAACCAGATTTTTTTGACCTCAATGAACTAGAATGTAGACTTTTAGCTCCAAGACTTGCATTCCAAAAACTAATGCAAGCACCTAGAGGAAGGCAGTTCAAAATCCATGGGAATGTTGTAAATGTACCAGCTGAAGTCTCTGATACTGTCAATATGTTGCCAAGGCTACCCAGTGAAACTGGTACAATTAAGGTAAATTTAAAGAGAAGATTACAATACAAAAGTTCAGCATTGTCACTCAATGTAAGACCACAAAAAGTTGTTCAAGCAGCCAATTGGCTTATAGGTAACAGCAGCCTGTACAAACAAGAAGGAATAACACTAAATCAAAATTGGGGAACACAATGTAGTGACAATTCTTTAATAGATGACAGTAATATTGAAGATCAAAACCAGCAATTATCAAAAGATGTCAATAAAAGCGGAGGTACCAATATTCACACTGATACCAACTGTAATGAAATGTTTGAAAGTGAAGATGAGTGGAGTGAAGATGAAGCAGAAATTCCTGCTGGAGTTACTGACACAATGTTAACAAAGACTGATTTCATTGAAGATAATGAAACAAGAAACATTTTAAATGTTGCACCAGGTGAAGGAAACAAACCTCTGAGTATTTTCAGAGATCAGCATTCTGAGGAATTAGCATATCCTGGTATATTCCTTGGTCAAAAACGACCAGAAAATAAAGATAGACTTGTCAAAGTTCATTATAGTGATATTTGTAAATCAGAATTGAGAAGATCAGATAGAAGAGCTGCAATGTGTgttgaaaacatattttttaaagcCAAGAAACTTCAAATGAAAATTCTTCTGGGAAAATCACAAGTTGCCCTTAGAAAATGCAAAGGCAATAGCAGATCCTTAAATGCAGGGCAGCTTAAATGTGAAGGAGCAATACAACGATTGATTCATCTTGATGAAGGATTTCAATTTCTTAGAGCACTGAGAGGGTCACCTCCATATTTtgagaaagcaaaaaaagactTGTTTGCAATGATAAGACAATTAGGACCAGCTTCTTTGTTTTGTAGTTTCTCTTCAGCAGAAACACAGTGGACTCATTTTCTTAAAATACTTGGTCAACTAGTTGATGACAAAGAATACAGTATTGCTGAGCTAGAAAATATGAACTGGGATGACAAATGCAGATTAATTCAAAGTGACCCAGTGACTTGTGCTAGACATTTTGATTATCAAATCAGTCAGTTTATaactaattttcttttaaataaagCTCAACCATTAGGCAAAATTTCTGACTGGTTCTACAGAGTAGAATATCAGCAGCGGGGTTCACCCCACATTCACATGCTTATATGGCTTGAAGGTGCACCAGTATTTGGAGTTGACGATGATGTGCTTGTCACAAATTTTATTGATAATATCATTAGTTGTCAGTGGCCAGATAATAATACTGAATTACAAAAACTGGTAAACAGGCAAATCCATAGGCATACTCACACATGCAAGAAAAAGTCAAAGAATGAATGTCGCTTTAACTACCCCCAACCTCCTATGAGAGCAACTGAAATCCTTTATCCTTTAGAAAAAGACACATCGCCGTGTAAAATGAAACAGCTCAAGGAGACCTGGAAAACTATCAAGAAACAATTAAATGATTTAAAAGAAGGTGAATTTATGACGTTTGAGGAACTCCTTCTTAAGTTAAAAGTTACTGAAAGTGACTATCGCTTAGCTGTCAGGTCATCTCTTAATTCACCAACTGTTTTTTTGAAAAGACAACCAAATGAATTAAGAGTAAATAACTATAATCCTGCTTGTCTTCAGGCTTGGAGAGCAAACATGGATATTCAATTTATCCTTGATGTGTATGCGTGTGCAATGTATATAGTTTCATATATTTCTAAAGCACAAAAAGGAATGAGTGAACTTTTACGGCAAGCATGTGCTGAAGCCAGAAAAGGCAATTCTAGCATAAAACAACAAGTCAGAGACATtggaaacaaatttttaaataGTGTTGAAATCAGTGCTCAAGAAGCTGTTTATATAATTTTACAGCTTCCTATGAAGAAATCATCACGTGAAGTACTATTTATTAATACAGCTCCTCCCAATGAAAGAGTGCAACTTTTAAAACCaataaatgacatcaaagaaatGGAAGATGATTGTGAAGATGTATACAGTACTGGTCTTTTGCAGAGATATGTGAATCGCACTGCCAGTCTAGAACACTTGACCTTGGCAGATTGGGCTGCATGGTATGACTCATGTGGAAAACCATATGTAAGGAAATCTTTTATTAATGATTTGGACAACCTTCCTCTTGAAACAGCtaatgatgatgaaaatgatgatgaactttgCAATGAGAATACCATCACtgataaaaagaacaaaaaaagatcAAAAAGCCGAGTTATTAGGTGTGTTTggtttaataaagaaaaagatcCAGAAAAG